TTAGGGAATAATACAAACAGTGATGCTCGCAGTGCAGTTTTTAGTTGTGTCCACGGCACACCAATTAGTACTGCACCCGATGTGCCACCAAACACAAGCACAGCGGCTAAAGGATTTATCAATAATTCTACAATCCCGCCATGATACATTACATAATAAACCGCACTAAACCCAATTACTAACCCAACTATTGTTAGAATATCCACTTTAAGTTTTTTGAGTTTATTGAGTTCATTGAGTTCATTTGGTTTTCAACTCAACAAACCCAATAAACCCAACAAACGCAACTAACCCGTTATATTCCTCTTTCTTTTCTTAATCGTTCTTTTATTCTTGCAAGTCGTTCCTCTCTGGTTTCTGTATTTAGTTCTTCGGGTGCGAGTGTTTGTTCCTCAACTGATGGAGTCAGGATAGGTTCTGTTTCTTCTTCTGTTGGTGTTGGAACTGGCTCTATTTCTTCAGGTGGTGGTGGTTTCTGTCGGAGTTGTTCTTTTATTCTTGCGAGTCGTTTTTCTCTGGGTTCTGTCTTTAATTCCTCAGGAGCGGGTGGGGAGGAAGGTTGTTCCTCAACTGACGGAGTCAGGATAGGTTCTGTTTCATCTTCTGTTAGTGTTGGGACTGGCTCTATTTCTTCAGGTGGTGGTGGTTTCTGTCGGAGTCGTTCTTTTATTCTTGCGAGTCGTTTTTCTCTGGTTTCTGTTTCTGTTTTCTCTTTCTCTATTGTAATTCCAGATTCTTGTTTTACTTCTGGTTGTTTTTCTTGAGGTATCTCGCCACCCTTTTCTCCCTTAACAATTGTAATTCTGCCCTCATTTCTGAACCGTCTCATTATAAGTATAATTTTTCGTTCTTCTTCGTTAATTCTTATCTGTGGAACCATCTGGTTAAGTTCTATTTCCTGTTTTAACATTTCAGCGGCGCCCTGTGGTAGTGTTTTCAGTATTTTTTCGCGTGTAGATTTGTTTGCTGCTTTCAACCCGATTGCCCATGATGGTAGTGGTATCTCTCTGAAAAGTATCCTTAACCCAATAGAATCAATATAGTTCAAATCATTTATCTCAAGCAGTTGTGATTTAACCTGTTCAAATAGTTGCGGATTTGAGACAGCTAATGCAGACAAAATATGTTCTGCGGTTTGTTTATCAGACCGTTCACAGAGTTCAATAATTTCCGCAGCACCGCCAATAAGGTAATCAATTTTCTTTTTAAGTTCTAACTCCATTATTTCAACATCATCAGGTTCAAGTTGTTTTACAGAGCCAAGTTCAACTGCTACTTTTGATTGTAAGTCAGCAGGTAGTTGTGATAACACAAACGATGCCCAGTCACTTTTCAGATAACTTAACACCAGTGCTACTCTTTCTGGTGATTCATCTTTTAACAGATATGCCAGGTTTCTGATGTTG
Above is a genomic segment from Elusimicrobiota bacterium containing:
- a CDS encoding FliG C-terminal domain-containing protein, with the protein product MKKICTYLFLLYTLHFTLYTLLYSVDNIDREKLTLETNIEKRITDALSKLLSPQDFIVIVNIEPIIEELAKAKPREKLQIEQLTSPAETKKITKDYILPGVPTKKNLLEEEQKKPAAAPVQVIVPPAEKEIETLKKFIKKITVTIKFDRTIPDTIVAEARKLITGLVNFNTTRGDSLVIEKTEFYKKNIPWWQTIATLPSVLWISGVLLFAYFLFGPLNVFFKHLVSTLSTKPATPTPSLDNLIPRQPAGGGGGVGGGSLVMSLDDGKSGKPKLFSFVNEGNIRNLAYLLKDESPERVALVLSYLKSDWASFVLSQLPADLQSKVAVELGSVKQLEPDDVEIMELELKKKIDYLIGGAAEIIELCERSDKQTAEHILSALAVSNPQLFEQVKSQLLEINDLNYIDSIGLRILFREIPLPSWAIGLKAANKSTREKILKTLPQGAAEMLKQEIELNQMVPQIRINEEERKIILIMRRFRNEGRITIVKGEKGGEIPQEKQPEVKQESGITIEKEKTETETREKRLARIKERLRQKPPPPEEIEPVPTLTEDETEPILTPSVEEQPSSPPAPEELKTEPREKRLARIKEQLRQKPPPPEEIEPVPTPTEEETEPILTPSVEEQTLAPEELNTETREERLARIKERLRKERGI